From a single Nitrospiria bacterium genomic region:
- a CDS encoding Crp/Fnr family transcriptional regulator, whose translation MKTNVWCLQNINLFNEFNREDMLILEKVASMSPVKKNEPIFLPGDPSREVYLLKTGRVKISRITENGKELTMALLKPGNIFGELEALDGTPRDTLAEALDDTVLCLIPRDPFLVMLKSKPDLSFRLTKIIGFRLRRIESRIEELVYKDVPTRVAHVLIEMARDFGTQDDKGTRIGIRLTHQEIANLIGSTRETVTATLGDLRRQGFLEFDNRSILITNLDRLSSLPK comes from the coding sequence ATGAAAACCAACGTCTGGTGCCTTCAAAACATCAACCTATTCAATGAATTCAACCGGGAGGACATGTTGATTTTGGAAAAGGTTGCTTCCATGTCTCCGGTAAAAAAAAATGAACCGATTTTCCTTCCAGGCGACCCCAGTCGGGAGGTGTATCTCCTCAAAACAGGTCGTGTAAAAATTTCCAGAATCACTGAGAACGGAAAAGAACTTACCATGGCCCTTTTAAAACCGGGAAATATTTTTGGGGAATTAGAGGCTTTGGATGGAACACCAAGAGATACCTTGGCAGAAGCGTTGGATGACACCGTCCTATGTCTGATCCCAAGAGACCCTTTTTTGGTCATGCTCAAATCCAAACCGGATCTTTCCTTCCGGTTGACCAAAATCATCGGTTTTCGTCTTCGGAGGATTGAAAGCCGAATTGAAGAGCTTGTCTATAAAGATGTTCCTACACGAGTGGCCCACGTCCTTATTGAAATGGCCCGGGATTTCGGAACCCAAGATGACAAAGGGACACGAATCGGAATTCGACTCACCCATCAGGAGATTGCAAATCTTATCGGTTCAACCCGTGAAACCGTTACGGCCACTTTGGGAGACCTTCGAAGACAGGGTTTTCTGGAGTTCGACAACCGGTCTATTTTAATCACCAATCTGGACCGTCTGTCTTCCCTCCCGAAATAA
- a CDS encoding PhoH family protein codes for MKKATSIQIKLQEGINTAALFGQYDLYLKKIEEAFPVKIVARGERLTLEGEEPSVRQVERVFHDLSLQVKKGSHLQENDVDLAIRMAQEQPTTSHREPLQTVIPVSSKRKPISPKTPTQHEYIKAIQEKGIVIGIGPAGTGKTYLAMAMAVYSLIRKEVSRIILARPAVEAGEKLGFLPGDMYEKVNPYLRPLYDALYDMMEVDQANRLVERGDIEIAPLAFMRGRTLNHSFIILDEAQNSTSEQMKMFLTRLGHHSKTVVTGDITQVDLPTEKKSGLIEIQSILSGIDGIQFIYFSDQDVVRHKLVQDIIKAYEKHTGTTGKG; via the coding sequence TTGAAAAAGGCGACTTCGATCCAAATAAAACTGCAAGAAGGGATAAACACCGCAGCCCTCTTTGGACAATACGATCTCTACCTTAAAAAAATAGAAGAGGCTTTTCCTGTTAAAATTGTGGCCCGAGGAGAAAGGTTAACTTTGGAGGGGGAAGAGCCTTCGGTCCGGCAAGTGGAACGGGTTTTTCATGATCTCTCGTTACAGGTCAAAAAAGGGTCCCATCTTCAAGAAAATGACGTGGACCTCGCCATCCGCATGGCCCAAGAACAACCCACAACCTCCCACAGAGAACCCCTTCAGACGGTAATCCCGGTTTCATCGAAAAGAAAGCCCATATCACCCAAAACCCCTACGCAACATGAATACATTAAAGCCATTCAAGAAAAAGGAATTGTCATCGGAATCGGTCCGGCGGGAACGGGTAAAACCTATCTGGCCATGGCCATGGCGGTTTATTCCCTGATCCGGAAAGAGGTTTCTCGAATTATCCTTGCCCGGCCAGCGGTGGAAGCAGGAGAAAAATTAGGGTTCCTTCCAGGGGATATGTATGAGAAAGTGAATCCCTATTTAAGACCCCTATACGACGCGCTGTATGACATGATGGAAGTGGATCAGGCCAACCGGTTGGTCGAAAGGGGAGATATTGAAATCGCCCCCCTCGCCTTTATGAGGGGCAGAACCCTGAACCACTCTTTCATTATTTTAGATGAAGCCCAAAATTCCACCTCGGAACAGATGAAGATGTTTTTAACCCGACTGGGTCATCATTCAAAAACAGTGGTCACGGGGGATATTACCCAGGTTGACCTCCCCACTGAGAAAAAATCAGGGCTCATTGAAATTCAATCCATTTTATCCGGCATTGATGGGATTCAGTTTATTTATTTTTCGGATCAAGATGTAGTCAGACACAAATTGGTTCAAGACATCATAAAAGCCTATGAAAAGCATACGGGAACGACTGGAAAAGGGTAA